CTGTGGGCGACGGACAAGCACGTGGTCGTCATCGGCGGCGGCGACACCGGTTCGGACTGCGTCGGCACCTCCAACCGGCACGGCGCGAAATCCGTGACCCAGTTCGAGCTGCTGCCGATGCCGCCGGATCTCGACCGCAACCCGGTGTGGCCGTACTGGCCGTCGCGGCTGCGCACCTCGTCGTCCCACGAGGAAGGCTGCGAGCGCGACTGGGCGGTGGCGACCAAGCACTTCCGCGGCGAGAACGGCACGGTCAAGGCGCTGGTCGCCGTGCGCGTCGAGTGGCAGAAGGACCCGGCGAGCGGCCAGATGAGGATGGTCGAGGTCCCGGGCACGGAG
This genomic stretch from Candidatus Eisenbacteria bacterium harbors:
- a CDS encoding FAD-dependent oxidoreductase → LWATDKHVVVIGGGDTGSDCVGTSNRHGAKSVTQFELLPMPPDLDRNPVWPYWPSRLRTSSSHEEGCERDWAVATKHFRGENGTVKALVAVRVEWQKDPASGQMRMVEVPGTEFELPADLVLLAMGFVSPVQGVLDAFGVAKDARGNARATTDGAGCYTTSAPKVFAAGDMRRGQSLVVWGIREGRQCARAVDEFLMGSSELPR